The nucleotide sequence ATTCCTTAAAGCTCGAAGCCGAAGCAGAACGAGCGTTTCCCTTTCGCAACATGCGAGAGGGCCTACAAACGTTCGCAAAGTGGATCAGTGAGCCAAAGGACCGGAATGACCGGCAGAAGGCAGCCGACTTGGGCTGAAAACGTATAACCACTGTCTATCAGGTATTAGTGGTCATAACAAGGCACTCTCGCGAGATGCCAATTCGTTACCAGACTGTTAGCATTTCGAGCGGCGAAATGCGGAAATGACAAAGGCCAGCCGGTGGGCTGGCCTTATGCATTCAAACGCGGTGTCGCGCGATCAGCGGCGTGACGGCAACACGGCCCAGAGACCGGTGACGGTAAGGGCTGCGAGCGCCATTTTGAGAACGTCCCAGATAAGGAAGGGCTGGATCGCTCCGGCGAAGGCCGAGACCACGACATTGGTCTGGTCGACCCACTGGGCATGACCGGCCATCATCACCAGCCAGGCAAAGCCCAGCGCGAGAAGAACGGCCTCAGCAGCGATCATGGCGCCGAAAAGGGTCAGCGGACGGGCCGAGGCGCCGCGATCGGTGGCTGTGCCAATCATCCAGGCCATGACGAGGAAGCCGAGCAGGAAGCCACTGGTCGGGCCGACGAGATAGGCAAGGCCACCGCCGGTGGCGAAGACTGGCAGGCCCATGGCGCCTTCGATGAGATAGAGCGCAACAGTGGCAACCCCGATGCGGGCACCAAAGGCTGCGGCGAGACCGGCAATGGCGAAGCTCTGCATGGTGACCGGCACGGGCCAGACCGGCACATTTACCTTTGCAGCAAGCGCGATCAGGAGCGAACCAAGGACGACAGTCACCATATTGATGACGAGTTTAGCGGCCTCGCCCTTAGGCTGGAATGCGCCCAAAAGCGTATTGGGCGTGGTCAAAGTCACAGCCATTTTATAGGTTCCCTCCGTCATCGAACCGGCAGCCCCATCCCTGCGGCCAGTTTCAGTGGCAAAGTTCTAGCTGCTCGATGGTCTCCATGCAATGGCAAGTATAGCCCCGGCTCCGGCCTATAATACTGCGTTCGACGCCGAGGTCGGCACGCCTGTCCAAATGGCGAGAGACGTCGTCCGGATCACTGCACCAAACGGCTCGCCCTATACTTTTACCGGCACGAACAGTTTTCTGATTGGCAATGAAAGTGTCGCCATCATTGATCCCGGCCCGGTCGATCCAGTTCACGAGGCGGCGCTGCTCGCAGCGGTGGGGCAAAGGCCCGTAACGGCCATTATCCTAACCCACACGCATCGTGACCACAGCGCGGCAGCAGCGGGTCTTGCCAAGGCATTTGGCGCCCCACTCTGGTTCGGCGGCCGCCACCGCCTGTCGCGGCCGCTGCGGCGGTTCGAGCGCAATCTGATCCGTGGTTCGTCCGACTGGGATCTCGTGCCGGATCGGGTGCTGACCGATGGCGAAACGATCTTGGCGGGGGACCGGGAACTCGTGGTGCACACGACGCCCGGCCACTGCGCCAATCACCTCGCCTTCGGCGTGGCGGGAACCGACATTTTGCTCTCGGGCGACCATGTGATGGGGTGGAACTCGACCCTGGTATCGACGCCGGATGGCTCGATGGCCGATTATTTTGCTTCGCTCGACAAGGTCATCGCCCTGCCCTATCGGCGCTATTTTCCGGCTCATGGCGGGCCGATTGCCGATGGGCCCGTCTATGCGACGGCACTGCGGGCCCATCGGCAGATGCGCAATAGGCAGATTATCGAGGCGGTGAAAGCCGGCGCGAAGACGCCGCTTGCCGTGGTGGGGACGATTTATCCCAAGCAACCACCGAAGGTTCGAATGGCGGCGCTGATGACAATCACCGCGCATATCGAGTTTCTGGAGGCGCGGGGGGAGATTGTGGTGCGGCGGGGATTTTTGGGGACGCGGCTGGCGGTGTGAGGGGGCGAGATCCAAGCCCCCCACCCTCACTCCCTCCCCACAGGGGGGAGGGAAGCCTGGCCGGTGAGCGCTTTGGCCATTGCGCTCTTCAGAACACCGCAGCTTCAGTCGTCTCCCTCCCCCTTGTGAGGAGGGATCCAGGGTGGGGGTTGGCCAACCTGCAAAAAAATTGCCGGGACGAGCCCGGCAATGACGGTGGAACTGGAAGAGGTCGGAAAAACCTAGTTCCGGTCAAATCCCACTGCGCCTTCGCGGCCGGTTTGGCCGCGGTGGCGAAGCATGTGGTCGGCGAGGACGAGGGCCATCATGGCTTCGCCGACGGGGACAGCGCGGATGCCGACGCAGGGGTCGTGGCGGCCCTTAGTGATGATGTCGGTGTCTTCGTTCTGCGTGGTGACAGTCTGGCGCGGGGTCAGGATGGACGAGGTCGGCTTGACCGCGAAGCGGCAGACGATGGGGTCGCCATTGGAGATGCCGCCCAGAATGCCGCCGGCGTGGTTGGAGAGGAAGTAAGGTTTTGCCTCCCCTGCCCGCATCTGGTCGGCGTTTTCGACGCCGGTGAGGCTGGCGGCCTCAAAACCGGCACCGATTTCCACCGCCTTGACGGCATTGATGCTCATCATGGCGGAGGCGAGATCGGCGCTGAGCTTGCCGTAGATGGGCGCGCCCCAGCCGGCCGGAACGCCTTCGGCGACGACTTCAATGACAGCGCCAACCGAATTGCCATCCTTGCGGAGCCCGTCGAGATAGCCGGCCCAGAGTTCGGCGGCCTTGGGATCGGCGCAGAAGAAGGGGTTTTCATCGACCTGGGCCCAATCGAAATTGGCGTAGTCGATCTTGTGGGGGCCCATCTGCACGAGGCTCGCGCGGATGGTGACGCCCTGCAGGATCTGGCGGGCGACGGCACCAGCGGCAACGCGAGCAGCGGTTTCGCGGGCCGAGGTGCGGCCGCCACCGCGATAATCGCGAATGCCGTATTTCTGGTCGTAGGTGTAGTCGGCGTGACCCGGACGATATTTGTCGCGGATCTCGGAATAGTCCTTCGAGCGATGGTCGGTGTTCTCGATCATCAGCGAGATGGGCGTGCCGGTGGTGCGGGGGCCATCGGTGCGCTCGTCCTCGAAGACGCCGGAGAGGATTTTGACCTCATCAGGCTCGCGGCGCTGGGTGGTATACTTGGACTGGCCCGGCTTGCGGCGATCGAGATCGCGCTGGATCATTTCGGGGGTCAGCACGACACCCGGCGGGCAGCCATCGACAACGACACCAAGGGCGGGCCCATGGCTTTCGCCCCAGGTGGTGAAACGGAAAAGATGCCCGAAACTATTGAAAGACATGACGCGATCCCTTGCTCGCGTGCTTTCTAGGCACGCGGTGCCATGAGGTCAATCGGCGGGACGGCTTCAGTCCAGCTCGACGTCCCAGGTGTTTTCGGCCGAATAGATGGCGAGGCCTCCGCCGGAGAAGTGCGCGACGGCCCCCTGCGGTGCTGCCCAGTTGAGGACTTCGGCCCGTGGCGCCCCTTCGACGAGATGGCGCAGGACGCGGAAGACGCCGCCATGAGCCACTACCACGGCATGCCGGGTCAGTTCGCGGGCGAAATCGACGAGACGCACGGCCACGTCGTCATAATTTTCGCCGCCCTCGGGGCGAAACTGCCAATAGGTCTCGTCGCGCTGACCGGGCGCGATGGCCTGTTCGCGGGCGATTTCGGAATGGAGACGCCCTTCGAGATTGCCGAAGGAAATCTCGATGAGGCGGGGATCGTGAATGACGGGCGGCAGCTCGACATCAAAGGCCGCGCGCATGCGGTCCATGGTTTCGCTGGCGCGGCTGAGCGGGGAGGCAAACCATTTGAGCGAACGCGGATCGACGCCATCGCGCTCCAGCAACTGCCGGAGCAATGGCCCGTTCGCGTCGGCCTGCAATTGGCCGACGCGATTGAGCGGAATGTCTCGGGAGCCCTGATACCGTTGTTCGCGGTTCCAGTCGGTTTCACCATGCCGGGCGAAATAAAAGTCCGGCCACTCGAGAACAGTCATTCACACATAGCGCGCCTCAAGACGCGTCCTTGGTTATTCGCCGGATTCTGGCGTGTCGTTGTCGAGCAGCTTCATGCCCACAACGTTGAACCCAGCGTCGACATAATGGATTTCACCGGTCACGCCATTGGCGAGATCGGAAAGGAGATAGGTGGCTGCGCCGCCGACATCGTCGATGGAGACGTTCTTGCGGAGCGCCGAATTGGCTTCCTGCCAGTGCAGCATGTCGCGCAGGCCCGAAATGCCCGATGCTGCGAGGGTCTTGATGGCGCCGGCCGAGATGGCGTTGACGCGAATGCCCTTCTTGCCGAGATCGACGGCGAGATAGCGCACGGAGGCTTCGAGAGCCGCCTTGGCAACGCCCATGACGTTGTAGTTCGGGACGTATTTGACGGCGCCGTAATAGGTCAGCGTCAGCATGGAGCCGCCCGGGTTCATCAGCGGCTCGGCGCGCTTGGCGACGGCGGTGAAGGAATAGACCGAGATGTCCATGGTCAGCGCGAAGTTATCGCGGCTGGTGTCGAGGTAGCGACCTTCGAGCTCGTCCTTGTTGGAGAAGCCGATGGCGTGCACGACGAAATCGAGGCTGCCCCACTTTTCCTTGATCTGGCGGAAGGTCTCATCCATCGCGGCTTCGTCGGAGACGTCGCACTCGACGAGGAAATCGGAACCGACTTCGGCGGCCAGCGGCTGGACGCGGCGCTTGAGGGCTTCACCCTGATAGGAGAAGGCCATTTCCGCGCCCTGGGCGTGCAATTGCTTGGCAATGCCCCAGGCAATCGAACGGTTGTTGGCGAGGCCCATGATCAGCCCGCGCTTGCCTGCCATCAATCCAGTGGCCATTGATCGGTTTCCCTTATCTGGAGTCGTTTGTCCGGTTGTGGCACACGGGAAGCTATTGCGGCAAGTTCGACGCCATTTCCTGCCCTTGTGGAGCCCGGTTTTACCCATGTCCCTTGATGCCAATGCAATCACGAGCGCTCTTTCCGACATTTTGGGGGCGGACAACGTCATTAGCCAGGCCGAGCGGATGGACGGCTATCTCAAGGAGCCGCGGAAGCGCTTTCACATGGGCGCGAGCGCGGTGGTGCTGCCGCCAAGTGTCGAGGCGGTGCAGGCGGTGGCGCGCTGGGCCAATGAAAATCGGGTGGGGCTGATCCCGCAGGGGGGCAATACGGGGCTGGTGGGCGCGCAGGTGCCGCTTTTCGGCAATGAAGTCATTGTCAGCCTTGCCAGGCTCGACAAGGTGCGGGCGATCGATACGGCCGGTGGGGTGATGACGGCGGAGGCCGGGGTGATCCTCGAAAATGCGCACAAGGCGGCTGAGGCCGCTGGCGCGATGTTTCCGCTGTGGCTGGCCTCGCAGGGCTCGGCGCGGATCGGGGGCGTGCTGTCGTCCAATGCCGGGGGTGTCAATGTGCTCGCCTATGGCAATGCGCGGGAATTGACGCTGGGAGTGGAGGCCGTTCTGGCCGATGGGCGGCTCTACAATGGGCTCAATTCGCTCAAGAAGGACAATACCGGCTACGATCTCAAGGACGTGCTGGTGGGGGCCGAGGGCACGCTGGGGATCATCACGGCGGCGACGCTGAAACTTTATCCGCTGCCGGAGGATTATGAGACGGCGCTGGTCAATATCGCCTCGCCCAAGGAGGCGCTGAGGCTTTTTGAATTGCTGCGGCAGCGCGCGGGCGGGCGGCTCAATGCGTTTGAGATCATTCCGCAGATCGGGCTCGATATTCAGTTGCGGCACGGGATGCTCGACAAGGATCCGACTGCCAGCCCCTCCCCCTGGTATGCGCTGCTCGAAATTGCGCGGCCCGCAGGCGCCGAGCCAGGGACGCTGCAATCGGCGCTGGAGGCGGCATTCGAGCAGGGGCTGATTTCGGATGCGGTGATGGCTGAAGCGCTGAGCGACCGGACGCGCATGTGGGCATTTCGCGAGCAGATGAGCGAATGCCAGAGCAAGGAAGGCGCTTCAATCAAGCATGACGTGTCGGTGCCGGTGACCGCGATTCCGCAGCTGATCGAGGAAGGTACGGCGGCGGTGGAAAGGCTTGCGCCGGGCATTCGGCCGGTGCCCTTCGGGCATATGGGAGACGGCAATATCCACTTCAATTTCAGCCAGCCCGCAGGCGCCGACGGCAAGGCCTTCATGGCCCAATATGACGAGGCGGCGCATGAGGCGATCTATGAGATCGTGCTTCGGCTGGGCGGTTCGGTGTCGGCCGAGCATGGCATCGGCCAGCTCAAGAGCGATCTCCTCAAGCGCGTAAAAGACCCGGTGGCGCTCGAAATGATGCGGGCGATCAAGACCGCACTCGACCCAAATGGCATTCTCAATCCGGGCAAGATGCTGGGGTGAGCTGGCATGTGACCAGGTTCCCCCGATGTGCTTACTTGAACGCGGGGGAGGCTCGGGCCATTTGATGGGTATGCAACTCAAAGACATTCAGTTTCTCGACGACGCCACGCGTCCCCCGGTCCCTGTCATTGACGGCGTGACGGAAGAGCAGCGCGAGGCCGGCAATCACCTTCGGGACATTCACGACTATCTGCGCGCCAATCTGGCGACGCTGGGCACGCTGATCGAGCGGGCTTCAGCCGGCGAGGTCACCCCGCAGGCGGTGCGCAACGAGGTGGAAGGGCTGGCGCTGGTCGCCAATTACCGCCGCTTCGGCAATGTGTGCGGGCAATATTGCCAGCTGATCCACAAGCACCACACGATCGAGGATCGGGCGCTGTTCCCTGCCCTCGCCAAACGCAGCCCGGCCCTCAAGGCCGTGGTCGAACGGCTCGAGGCCGAGCACGAGCATGTCCATCAGCTGGTGGAAATGCTGGTGGGCGCGATCATCGCGCTCAATGACAGTCCGGACCGCAGCCAGTTTGATGAGACAGTCGCCATCTTCCGGGCGCTTGAAAAGCTGCTGCTGTCGCACTTCCGCTATGAGGAAGAGAGCATCATCGACGCGCTGGGCTTTTACGGCATTCTCTAGGGCGGATCAGAAAAGATCCATCTGCCCACCACCGCCGGCGGCGTTTTTGGGGCGAGCCGGTGGGGGCTCGGGCAGTTCGTGGATGACGGGTTCGATGAGGCCGGGGTCATCATCCCTAGCGGAATTGACCCGGGTGGAGACGGGGTGGAATTTGAGCACCCCATCTTCGAGTGGCAGGGCCATCTGGGCGGCTTCGGGGGCGCGGACGTCGCGGACATTGAGCCAGGCGTCGATCTCGGCATCGCTCATCATAATGGCCGGCATGCGATCGTGGATTTCGGCCAATTGCCGATTGGCGGCGACAGTGATGGTGGCGGCGCTGTCGATCTCCTCGCCCTCCGGGCCGCTCCAGGTGGCGTAGAGCCCGGCAAGAGCCATGGGCTGGCCGTCGGCGCGGGTGATGTAATAGGGGCGCTTTTTCTTGTCGGGGCCAGTGTGCCATTCGTAATAGCCGCTGGCGGGGATGATGCAGCGGCCATGCTTGAGCGCATCCCGGAAGGCGGGCTTGTCGGCCATGGTTTCGGCGCGGGCATTGATCAGCAGCGGAAATTCGCGCGGATCCTTCACCCAGCGCGGTACAAGGCCCCAGCGAGCGAAATGGCCTTCGCGGCGACCGCCCTCCTCCCAGATCGCGGCAATCGGCTGGGTCGGCGCGATATTGTAGCGCGGCACCATGTCGATGCTGTTCAGGAGCTTGAACAGCTCGGCCATCATTTCGGGCGGCAGGGTCGCCGCATAGCGTCCACACATGGGCACGAGCCTTTGATCAGGGGCTTTTGGTTGAGGAAAGAGGTAGTGTCTAAAGGACCGAATCGCAAATGTGCAGGCCATGATTGACCAACCCAACGCCGCGAGTGTGGCGCTCATCCGTGAGCGCAAGGTTCTGCTGATCAAGCGGGCCTATGCGCCCTATCAGCATCTCTGGACCCTGCCGGGTGGCCGGATGGAGGACGGCGAGACCATTGAGCAATGCGCCGCCCGGGAACTGGTGGAGGAGCTGGGTGTCACCATCCGCAATCCACGCCATGTGCTGACCCAGGCGCTGGGCCGGGACGAGAGCTTTCGCCTGGCCGTGTTCGTGACCACCGATTTTTCCGGCAAGATCACCCCGTCGGACGAAGTGGCCGATCACAAATGGGTTGATCCGGCCGCGCTGATCGCCATGCGGACGACCTCGCGCCTCGACCTTGTCATCGAGCAGGCTTTCGCAGTTTTGGCAGAGCGGTGATATAGAGTTGGCGCAAAGCCGCTCCGGGATATCGAGTTGAGACGAATCTTCCACACCAGCCTTGTTCTCCTGGCGCTAAGCGCAACGCCGGCGCTGGCGATTGATCCGCCCTATCAGCGGCAGATGGAGCGGCTGGCCGAGGTGATGGGCAGCCTTTATTACCTGCAGCCCCTCTGCAAGGCAGGCAGCGAGGATTGGCGCGCCCAGATGGCCGAGCTGATCGAACTCGACGAGCCCGAAGAGGACCGCCGGCAGCGTCTCGCCGGGGCTTTCAACAGCGGCTACACGGCATTCTCCCGCTTTCACAAGCAGTGCACGCCGGCCTCACGAGAGGCGCTGGGGCGGCTTTTGCTGGAGGCGCAGCGCCTCGCCCGCGACATCCACACGCGGTTCGCGGAGTAGGATCGGGAAAATTACCTACCTTGCGTTAACCTTCGGGTTACTTCTGACGCGCCAGCGAAAAAACGACGTGCTAATCGGACACAATGCCCAGCACCAAGTCACTTTTTTCGCCCGCATCCGGTAACGGCCCCTCCGAACAAGGACAGGTCGAGCGCCAGATCGCCCTCGAATATCTCGCCGAGGCCTGGAACAATGCCGAAGAAGACGGGCTGGAAAGCGCGGCCCTCGCCCATGCGTCGCTGTTTGCCGCGCTGGCGACTTTCGTGCGCATGCATGGCGACGACGCCACCGCCGAGATGATCGCGCAATTGCCCGACCGTATCCGCTCAGGCGAATACAATCTCGAGCGCGTGCTGCAATAATTCTTCCGGCCACCCCGGTACTTTAGACGCTGAAATAGGCCGATCTGTCCCAATATGCGACAGATTGGCCGATCATATTTCTGCCCTTTGAGGACCATAGGGCCGCCCCTTTGGGCATTTAACGCGCTGCTAACCTTAATAAGCGATCATCTGAATTGTCGGCATTTTAGCGTCACTTTTGCCGAGCTAGTTCGTGTTGCGTAGTGTTGAGTAGCGTTTTATGGCCCATTCCCCCCGGCCGGCTGTGCAGTCGCACGCCGCCAGAGCGGTTCGCCGAGGATTCCCGATCGCCAGGACGATGGCGATGGGTTTCGTTGCATCCCTCGCCTATCTCGCCTGCGCCAATGGCGCATTCGGCCCGGCATCCGATATGCCGAGCGAAGTGGCGAGCGCACCCAAGATCGAAGTGGCCAAGGCCAGCCTGAGCTATTCAGGCGCTGATCCGGTGATTACCGGTTCAGTCGATCATCTGTTCCAAACCGCCAGCTTCATGGGCCCCAACCGCGGCACGAAATCCGACCGGTTCCGGCCAGAAGTCGACGTGCTTGCCGTCTCGCGCAGCTTTGAAGAAGTGCGCGTGCGCCTTGCAGCGCTGCGCGCGGCGCCATCCGATCCCACCGATCTCGGGCAGACTCGGCTCGCCGACATGGACATGCCAGAAGCGGCCGAGACCGACAGCGGCCCGCGCATGTCTGTCGCCGCCATCAATCCATCGGCAATCCACCCCTCGGGGATCAATCCGGCCACCGCCGCCGCGCTTGACGCCATCGCCGGTATCGCGCCGCAGACGGCGTCGCTGGTGGTAGAGTCCAATCCCCTGCCCGCGATCGCCTCCGAACAGCTGGCCTATGCTCGCGCCAACGCGCCGGTTACCGGCAGCTATGCGACGGGCGAATCCGTGGCCGTGTCTGAGCGCGAACTCTGGTGCCTTGCCACCGCGATCTATTTTGAAGCACGCGGCGAAAGCTATCGCGGCCAGGTCGCCGTGGCGCAGGTGGTGATGAACCGCACCAAAGACCACCGCTATCCCGACACGATCTGCGGCGTGGTGTTCCAGAACCAGCACCGCAAGAATTCCTGCCAGTTCTCCTTTGCCTGCGACGGCATTCCGGAGGTCATCACCGAACGCCAGTCCTGGGCGCAGG is from Devosia sp. SD17-2 and encodes:
- a CDS encoding biotin transporter BioY; the protein is MAVTLTTPNTLLGAFQPKGEAAKLVINMVTVVLGSLLIALAAKVNVPVWPVPVTMQSFAIAGLAAAFGARIGVATVALYLIEGAMGLPVFATGGGLAYLVGPTSGFLLGFLVMAWMIGTATDRGASARPLTLFGAMIAAEAVLLALGFAWLVMMAGHAQWVDQTNVVVSAFAGAIQPFLIWDVLKMALAALTVTGLWAVLPSRR
- a CDS encoding MBL fold metallo-hydrolase gives rise to the protein MASIAPAPAYNTAFDAEVGTPVQMARDVVRITAPNGSPYTFTGTNSFLIGNESVAIIDPGPVDPVHEAALLAAVGQRPVTAIILTHTHRDHSAAAAGLAKAFGAPLWFGGRHRLSRPLRRFERNLIRGSSDWDLVPDRVLTDGETILAGDRELVVHTTPGHCANHLAFGVAGTDILLSGDHVMGWNSTLVSTPDGSMADYFASLDKVIALPYRRYFPAHGGPIADGPVYATALRAHRQMRNRQIIEAVKAGAKTPLAVVGTIYPKQPPKVRMAALMTITAHIEFLEARGEIVVRRGFLGTRLAV
- the aroC gene encoding chorismate synthase; translated protein: MSFNSFGHLFRFTTWGESHGPALGVVVDGCPPGVVLTPEMIQRDLDRRKPGQSKYTTQRREPDEVKILSGVFEDERTDGPRTTGTPISLMIENTDHRSKDYSEIRDKYRPGHADYTYDQKYGIRDYRGGGRTSARETAARVAAGAVARQILQGVTIRASLVQMGPHKIDYANFDWAQVDENPFFCADPKAAELWAGYLDGLRKDGNSVGAVIEVVAEGVPAGWGAPIYGKLSADLASAMMSINAVKAVEIGAGFEAASLTGVENADQMRAGEAKPYFLSNHAGGILGGISNGDPIVCRFAVKPTSSILTPRQTVTTQNEDTDIITKGRHDPCVGIRAVPVGEAMMALVLADHMLRHRGQTGREGAVGFDRN
- a CDS encoding histidine phosphatase family protein, which codes for MTVLEWPDFYFARHGETDWNREQRYQGSRDIPLNRVGQLQADANGPLLRQLLERDGVDPRSLKWFASPLSRASETMDRMRAAFDVELPPVIHDPRLIEISFGNLEGRLHSEIAREQAIAPGQRDETYWQFRPEGGENYDDVAVRLVDFARELTRHAVVVAHGGVFRVLRHLVEGAPRAEVLNWAAPQGAVAHFSGGGLAIYSAENTWDVELD
- the fabI gene encoding enoyl-ACP reductase FabI, which produces MATGLMAGKRGLIMGLANNRSIAWGIAKQLHAQGAEMAFSYQGEALKRRVQPLAAEVGSDFLVECDVSDEAAMDETFRQIKEKWGSLDFVVHAIGFSNKDELEGRYLDTSRDNFALTMDISVYSFTAVAKRAEPLMNPGGSMLTLTYYGAVKYVPNYNVMGVAKAALEASVRYLAVDLGKKGIRVNAISAGAIKTLAASGISGLRDMLHWQEANSALRKNVSIDDVGGAATYLLSDLANGVTGEIHYVDAGFNVVGMKLLDNDTPESGE
- a CDS encoding FAD-binding oxidoreductase, with translation MSLDANAITSALSDILGADNVISQAERMDGYLKEPRKRFHMGASAVVLPPSVEAVQAVARWANENRVGLIPQGGNTGLVGAQVPLFGNEVIVSLARLDKVRAIDTAGGVMTAEAGVILENAHKAAEAAGAMFPLWLASQGSARIGGVLSSNAGGVNVLAYGNARELTLGVEAVLADGRLYNGLNSLKKDNTGYDLKDVLVGAEGTLGIITAATLKLYPLPEDYETALVNIASPKEALRLFELLRQRAGGRLNAFEIIPQIGLDIQLRHGMLDKDPTASPSPWYALLEIARPAGAEPGTLQSALEAAFEQGLISDAVMAEALSDRTRMWAFREQMSECQSKEGASIKHDVSVPVTAIPQLIEEGTAAVERLAPGIRPVPFGHMGDGNIHFNFSQPAGADGKAFMAQYDEAAHEAIYEIVLRLGGSVSAEHGIGQLKSDLLKRVKDPVALEMMRAIKTALDPNGILNPGKMLG
- a CDS encoding hemerythrin domain-containing protein yields the protein MGMQLKDIQFLDDATRPPVPVIDGVTEEQREAGNHLRDIHDYLRANLATLGTLIERASAGEVTPQAVRNEVEGLALVANYRRFGNVCGQYCQLIHKHHTIEDRALFPALAKRSPALKAVVERLEAEHEHVHQLVEMLVGAIIALNDSPDRSQFDETVAIFRALEKLLLSHFRYEEESIIDALGFYGIL
- a CDS encoding SOS response-associated peptidase encodes the protein MCGRYAATLPPEMMAELFKLLNSIDMVPRYNIAPTQPIAAIWEEGGRREGHFARWGLVPRWVKDPREFPLLINARAETMADKPAFRDALKHGRCIIPASGYYEWHTGPDKKKRPYYITRADGQPMALAGLYATWSGPEGEEIDSAATITVAANRQLAEIHDRMPAIMMSDAEIDAWLNVRDVRAPEAAQMALPLEDGVLKFHPVSTRVNSARDDDPGLIEPVIHELPEPPPARPKNAAGGGGQMDLF
- a CDS encoding NUDIX domain-containing protein; translation: MIDQPNAASVALIRERKVLLIKRAYAPYQHLWTLPGGRMEDGETIEQCAARELVEELGVTIRNPRHVLTQALGRDESFRLAVFVTTDFSGKITPSDEVADHKWVDPAALIAMRTTSRLDLVIEQAFAVLAER
- a CDS encoding TIGR02301 family protein produces the protein MRRIFHTSLVLLALSATPALAIDPPYQRQMERLAEVMGSLYYLQPLCKAGSEDWRAQMAELIELDEPEEDRRQRLAGAFNSGYTAFSRFHKQCTPASREALGRLLLEAQRLARDIHTRFAE
- a CDS encoding cell wall hydrolase, translating into MGFVASLAYLACANGAFGPASDMPSEVASAPKIEVAKASLSYSGADPVITGSVDHLFQTASFMGPNRGTKSDRFRPEVDVLAVSRSFEEVRVRLAALRAAPSDPTDLGQTRLADMDMPEAAETDSGPRMSVAAINPSAIHPSGINPATAAALDAIAGIAPQTASLVVESNPLPAIASEQLAYARANAPVTGSYATGESVAVSERELWCLATAIYFEARGESYRGQVAVAQVVMNRTKDHRYPDTICGVVFQNQHRKNSCQFSFACDGIPEVITERQSWAQAEDIASQFTKGQLYLTEVGDSTHYHATYVRPAWAPRMEKVTQIGLHVFYKFKRGWMFG